The following proteins come from a genomic window of Palaemon carinicauda isolate YSFRI2023 chromosome 12, ASM3689809v2, whole genome shotgun sequence:
- the LOC137650762 gene encoding uncharacterized protein yields MTNRTEDWHSKPMHGQYMRHTKELASDDLRQWLLRGELKKETEGIITAAQDQTLRTRYIQRMIDGNNISSICINCNTKNQTINHIASKCPALAENQYKKRHDSVAKALHWSLCKKHQLSCSDKRYEHQPEGVIKNDQAKILWDYGIGTDRVLREIRPDVTLIDKIKKRVSLIDGAVPWHPKVEEKEREKIHKYKDLKIETTRIWDIPVEIIPIIIGTLGTILRSLKRKQEKLEAGVAPGLMQKIVGHIGSIFHKKFSLDDTSTKFGTNDVQDLLFKKSTISS; encoded by the coding sequence atgacaaacagaacagaaGACTGGCACAGcaaaccaatgcacggacaatacatgagacacactaaagaactagccagcgatgactTGAGGCAATGGCTACTGCggggagagctcaagaaggaaactgaaggaattaTAACAGCAGCACAAGATCAGACCCTAAGAACCAGATATATTCAAAGAATGATAGATGGAAATAACATCTCCTCCATATGTATAAATTGCAATACAAAAAAtcaaaccataaaccacatagcaagcaaATGTCCAGCACTTGCagagaaccagtacaaaaagaggcatgattcagtggcaaaagccctccactggagcctgtgcaagaaacatcagctatCTTGCAGTGATAAGcggtacgagcaccaacctgagggagtgataaaaaacgatcaggcaaagatcctctgggactatggtatcgGAACAGATAGGGTGTTACGTGAAAttagaccagacgtgacgttgattgacaaaataaAGAAGAGAGTATCACTTATTGATGGCGCAGTACCATGGCACCCtaaagttgaagagaaagagagggaaaaaattcATAAGTataaagacctgaaaatagaaacaaCAAGGATATGGGATATACCAGTGGAAATTATACctataatcataggaacactaggcacgatcctaagatccctgaaaaggaagcaagaaaaactagaggctggagttgctccaggactcatgcagaagataGTGGGGCATATTGGCTcaatttttcataagaaattttcacttgatgatacaagcaccaaatttggcacaaatgacgTTCAGGACCTACTTTTCAAGAAAAGTACGATCTCCagctga